Proteins encoded together in one Cataglyphis hispanica isolate Lineage 1 chromosome 17, ULB_Chis1_1.0, whole genome shotgun sequence window:
- the LOC126856149 gene encoding DNA repair protein RAD51 homolog 1, whose protein sequence is MVSTASTINVQTEDELDEYTPAKLIKALEKNGITSGDIKKLQDAGYYTVESIAYAPRKDLITIKGISEAKADKLLQEASKIVMMGFKSATEIHATRANIVYVTTGSKELDKLLGGGIETGSITEIFGEFRSGKSQLCHTLAVNCQLPICMGGAEGRCLYIDTENTFRPERLVAVAERYKISGNSVLDNVAYARAYNTDHQTQLLVQASAMMTEARYALLIVDSATSLYRTDYSGRGELNARQIHLARFLRMLLRLADEHGIAVVITNQVVAQVDGAASMFGGDQKKPIGGHILAHSSTTRLYLRKGRGESRICKIYDSPCLPESEATFAINPDGIGDVQE, encoded by the exons ATGGTATCCACCGCATCAACGATAAATGTACAAACGGAGGATGAGTTGGACGAATATACTCCGGCAAAGTTGATCAAAGCACTAGAG AAAAATGGCATTACATCCGGGGACATCAAGAAGTTGCAGGATGCCGGTTACTATACCGTTGAGTCGATAGCATATGCGCCAAGAAAGGATCTCATAACGATCAAAGGTATCAGCGAAGCCAAAGCAGACAAGTTGCTGCAGGAAGCTTCCAAGATCGTTATGATGGGCTTTAAAAGCGCCACAGAGATACATGCGACACGTGCAAACATCGTTTACGTTACCACTGGTTCGAAGGAATTGGATAAACTATTAGGCGGAGGAATAGAGACTGGCTCTATTACGGAGATCTTTGGAGAGTTTAGATCAGGAAAGTCTCAGTTGTGTCACACTCTTGCTGTAAATTGTCAGCTACCAATTTGTATGGGTGGCGCAGAAGGAAGATGTCTTTATATAGATACAGAGAATACTTTTAGACCGGAAAGATTGGTGGCGGTTGCTGAGAGATACAAGATCAGTGGAAATTCTGTTCTCGACAATGTCGCTTATGCCAGAGCTTATAACACCGATCATCAGACACAATTGTTAGTTCAAGCCAGTGCTATGATGACAGAAGCGAGATATGCCCTGTTGATTGTTGATAGTGCGACTAGTCTCTATAGAACCGATTACAGTGGCAGGGGTGAGTTAAATGCTAGGCAGATTCATCTAGCGCGATTCCTTAGGATGTTACTGCGACTGGCAGATGAACATGGGATTGCTGTTGTTATAACAAATCAAGTAGTTGCACAAGTTGACGGCGCTGCTAGTATGTTTGGTGGCGATCAGAAAAAACCAATTGGTGGTCATATCTTAGCACATTCAAGCACAACAAGATTGTATTTGCGTAAAGGCAGAGGAGAAAGTAGGATATGCAAGATATATGATTCTCCCTGTTTACCAGAGAGTGAAGCGACGTTTGCCATAAACCCAGATGGTATAGGTGATGTACAGGAATAA
- the LOC126856140 gene encoding uncharacterized protein LOC126856140 isoform X1: protein MTKCIKKEVNLKSSTYNQKGERYYNQIIAYNSMSKHLRRVLSAKSVINSRNKNYLLKKQRYKVQETSDETICLNSKTIDNVINRLAYDTLHHPRDILRISLKYENGCNCNSDYQQSKVFRGRTCCEQMSHRSTSKSYRTVSPATICSPRYKRVKMSSASGKKSKCMREISRIIDPSTYYSQQRKCRYEEESFYPCTTAALDSSAFKSESQSLIQEIIDRRSISSNASQCNDYDYDDQSVELKHVSKQLLSPKKEEKEYVKFIYNITKEIIEKGFYTDKELRNVFKKHIDLYKGILNMNKMLQEIYQLKISLNMTDDSDTDDELEELINAQKLLSISEIRPPTPPKILDDNKVMEKLESYQKMSQGSQEYCKQYCTKSVTLVDANPDLFVTERDVLTSLVEVGIDPKQVQHICKNLRCKSRDNNMMQTTKEVSYPLNLEVNDLEKLQNNNRQISPEIKIVKSAHDSVADNSPRSLEEQDIHFKLNLVFTQQETEVETQKEIKSETKLENDKVDS, encoded by the exons ATgacaaaatgcataaaaaaggAGGTTAATCTAAAGAGCAGCA CCTACAATcaaaagggagagagatattataatcaaataatagcGTACAATTCGATGAGCAAACATTTACGACGGGTTTTATCGGCGAAAAGTGTTATCAactcgagaaataaaaattacttgttAAAGAAACAGCGATACAAGGTACAAGAAACTAGCGATGAGACAATCTGTTTGAATTCGAAAACGATAGACAATGTGATTAATAGATTAGCCTATGATACTCTGCACCATCCTAGG gatatattaagaataagtTTGAAGTATGAGAATGGTTGCAATTGCAATTCAGATTATCAGCAATCGAAAGTTTTTCGTGGCCGAACATGTTGCGAACAAATGAGTCATCGATCGACTTCGAAAAGTTATAGAACGGTGTCACCGGCGACGATATGTTCGCCGAGATATAAAAGAGTTAAGATGAGTTCTGCTAgcggaaaaaaatcaaaatgcaTGCGAGAGATTTCTCGTATAATCGATCCATCGACATACTATTCACAACAGAG AAAATGTAGGTATGAAGAAGAGTCGTTCTACCCTTGCACAACTGCTGCATTAGATTCATCGGCATTTAAATCAGAATCTCAATCTCTGatacaagaaataattgatcGTCGCTCGATATCCTCGAATGCCTCACAATGCAATGATTACGATTACGATGACCAATCTGTCGAATTAAAGCATGTCTCAAAACAACTCTTATCTccaaaaaaggaagagaaggaaTATGTCAAATTCATCTATAACATtactaaagaaataatagaaaaaggtTTTTATACCGATAAAGAATTGCGGAATGTATTTAAGAAgcatattgatttatataaaggaatattaaatatg AATAAAATGCTACAAGAGATTTATCAGTTAAAAATCTCCTTGAACATGACGGACGATTCAGACACCGACGACGAATTGGAAGAGCTGATTAACGCACAAAAATTGTTGAGCATATCGGAGATTAGGCCGCCCACACCGCCGAAAATTCTGGATGACAATAAAGTGATGGAGAAGCTGGAgtcttatcaaaaaatgtcTCAGGGATCGCAAGAATATTGCAAACAATATTGCACTAAGTCAGTGACATTGGTCGATGCGAATCCCGATCTATTTGTCACGGAGAGAGATGTGCTGACATCGTTGGTGGAAGTGGGTATCGATCCCAAACAGGTTCAACATATATGCAAGAATCTGCGCTGCAAGAGCAGAGATAATAATATG ATGCAAACAACAAAGGAAGTTTCATATCCTTTGAATTTGGAAGTGAACGATTTagagaaattgcaaaataacaaTAGACAGATTTCTCCCGAGATCAAAATAGTCAAGAGCGCCCACGATTCTGTCGCGGATAATTCGCCTAGGTCTTTGGAAGAACAAGATATCCACTTCAAACTGAACTTAGTATTCACACAACAAGAGACAGAAGTTGAGACACAAAAGGAGATAAAATCTGAAACTAAACTCGAAAATGACAAAGTGGACTCGTAA
- the LOC126856126 gene encoding uncharacterized protein LOC126856126, whose product MEVKPIPKPRSILTESRPVPAPRRIPAPITSPMARSSSPTSESGQSEKSDDQRSTSGSVGESTRGNHEFFRNLSTSSRQLKDEISEKMTVKGRAVISSTRNASMRLERSVKNLLTRRLSSLNQDDVVGQDSAQKKLKDPVEEDRCVSMPTDDIFNSISFYSPLSGNLKSVKNEEDLSARHSPPPPVYPPPPLPDESIYDELQSVTSGSSGRYDTLSSTVSDKVERDFPESFSLLNFARNQGSDSDQSLNLSDVNVSLSPDRSEISAKKLSRSDSWTFYDTTPGTKAENVDEMDRISSVEEESLEKSIEREIPTLDRTSYVSNESQASVQNSLYENLSSSKIDCQLQPIISSDTRQQSSKSLLFEFDPFARTSEDENVYSNYENNDLMLLETLLATNDSSGSADSTLDFRESAEEEQEDEDLTHAGISSTPPEPPRRFDSLPKNEYDVPEGTEQPDKVQAASKNPPLLPKLAHLVTKKQPAVPPRKPSIRIPSTDNSSISPSTTTTTTMTTTTTSPSVCNIEENITSPLSGTSRIAEENRKVSVIQKLKKLRHESTVHAIRPNVISFVKSGSKLLSRTREHIGESGSRSLRMERPKVNVPHNPVTHRGMVYRPGMGIERTKDLVPRAAVLLDRKLSFYTDKSMSSLKEVVELDTVHSIHLLQDVKTVDGETVHCVAISGAGRPNVHVFYAKGIAERRIWAQRILEATTPVFPTRYTADLIRAGWAYLKEGVTGTWFPAWVLLQQRILIYTKSFEPAFAINFEHVDLRKARCIVLREQEGPIAGCGTIPVVVVDAGGSGALHIATPRTHEATAWRHALYQAATNCGPALEQQQITQDNVPVILDKCVNFIYAHGMMSEGIYRRSGSSSAVVKLLEAFRRDAWATQITRNSYTEHDVATVLRRFLRDLPDPLFPAKIHDRLCLTTDSTSEENRVATYRKLLSTLNPVTSATLRRILAHLHGLSQQSARNLMTAENLSAVWGPTLMHAGENSAEEWNRAETKVVGDLIRLYPKLYQLSPADLAKEAKMLEVLEKHVTNNGPRGAPSGDLKIWIYILSPEGECVNVTIGPQKTAFDVCRELAEKTNSAVHELCLEEYTLSGALERPLHHNERVLEAVARWGYWDPDDRKDNVLILKKDRLYKDIVPLVKPPMTISGELKFADTKTKNLKSYLFEFSQAKLCCYKDKVCSVKLHEWKIEDIIWYLGHEPKRNPQMGWSITFIVKNKNPTRCKDSPYFGNILAGTSKDEQYRWLAAMLFGEYQLNLRASAVNLMDP is encoded by the exons ATGGAAGTGAAACCGATACCGAAACCGCGATCGATCCTGACTGAGAGTAGGCCGGTACCGGCGCCCCGGAGGATTCCGGCGCCGATCACTTCGCCGATGGCGCGTTCCAGCAGCCCGACCAGCGAGTCCGGTCAATCTGAGAAGAGCGACGATCAGAGGTCGACCAGTGGCTCGGTTGGCGAGAGCACCCGCGGCAATCACGAGTTCTTCCGCAATCTCAGCACGAGTTCGCGCCAATTGAAGGACGAGATTTCGGAGAAAATGACGGTGAAGGGACGCGCCGTCATCTCCAGCACGCGGAACGCCAGTATGCGGTTGGAGAGATCGGTGAAGAATCTCCTGACACGACGACTGTCGTCCCTGAATCAGGACGATGTAGTCGGTCAAGATAGCGCCCAGAAAAAGCTTAAGGATCCGGTCGAGGAAGATAGATGCGTGTCGATGCCGACCGATGACATATTTAATAGCATCTCGTTTTACAGTCCACTGAGCGGCAATCTGAAAAGTGTGAAGAACGAGGAAGATTTATCCGCCAGACACAGCCCACCGCCGCCGGTTTATCCGCCGCCTCCACTTCCGGATGAGTCTATCTACGACGAGCTGCAGTCCGTCACGTCGGGAAGTAGCGGCCGATATGACACTCTCAGCTCCACAGTATCCGACAAGGTCGAGCGGGACTTTCCTGAGTCGTTCAGTCTTCTCAACTTCGCACGAAATCAG GGTAGCGATTCCGACCAGAGCCTGAACTTGTCCGACGTCAATGTAAGTCTGTCACCTGATCGATCTGAAATTTCTGCCAAGAAACTGTCGAGATCGGACTCTTGGACTTTCTACGACACCACGCCCGGTACTAAAGCCGAGAATGTCGATGAGATGGATAGAATATCTAGTGTAGAGGAAGAAAGCTTGGAAAAATCtatcgagagagagataccGACATTGGATCGAACTTCTTATGTATCCAATGAGAGCCAGGCTTCTGTCCAAAATTCTCTCTATGAAAATCTGTCATCGTCCAAGATCGATTGCCAGCTACAACCGATAATTTCTTCGGATACTAGGCAGCAAAGTAGCAAGTCCTTGCTCTTCGAGTTTGATCCGTTCGCGAGAACATCCGAAGATGAGAACGTTTACAGCAATTACGAGAACAATGATCTGATGCTACTGGAGACTTTGTTGGCTACCAACGATTCGTCCGGCAGCGCCGACAGCACACTCGACTTTCGCGAGAGCGCTGAGGAGGAGCAGGAGGACGAAGACTTAACACACGCCGGCATCAGTTCGACACCTCCGGAGCCACCCAGAAGATTCGATTCTCTTCCGAAGAACGAATACGACGTACCGGAAGGCACGGAACAGCCCGACAAGGTCCAAGCGGCGAGTAAGAATCCGCCTCTTTTGCCGAAACTAGCGCACTTGGTGACTAAAAAGCAACCTGCAGTTCCTCCCAGAAAACCTTCCATAAGAATTCCTTCTACAGACAATTCTTCGATTTCTCCAtcaacaacgacgacgacgacgatgacaacgacgacgacatcTCCCAGTGTGTGTAACATCGAGGAGAATATTACCAGTCCTTTGTCGGGCACGTCAAGGATTGCTGAAGAGAATCGTAAAGTGAGTGtgatacaaaaattgaaaaaactgCGACACGAATCTACCGTGCATGCCATCAGACCAAACGTGATCAGTTTTGTGAAGAGCGGCAGTAAATTGTTATCCAGAACTCGCGAGCACATCGGTGAGTCTGGCTCGAGGTCATTGCGAATGGAGAGGCCAAAGGTCAATGTTCCGCACAATCCGGTCACACACAGAGGAATGGTATACAG GCCGGGAATGGGCATCGAGAGGACCAAGGATCTCGTGCCGAGAGCGGCAGTGTTACTGGATCGGAAATTATCATTCTATACTGACAAGAGCATGTCTTCGCTAAAAGAAGTCGTGGAACTGGATACAGTGCATAGTATTCATCTGCTTCAGGATGTCAA AACCGTGGACGGCGAGACGGTGCATTGCGTAGCGATTAGCGGTGCAGGCAGACCGAATGTGCACGTTTTCTATGCGAAAGGTATCGCCGAGAGACGGATCTGGGCGCAGAGGATCCTTGAGGCCACTACACCGGTCTTCCCTACGAGGTACACTGCCGATCTTATTAGAGCAGGTTGGGCTTATTTAAAG gaaGGCGTAACAGGTACGTGGTTTCCGGCTTGGGTTCTTTTGCAACAAAGAATCTTGATTTACACGAAATCCTTCGAACCTGCTTTCGctataaattttgaacatgTGGACTTGCGAAAAGCACGTTGCATCG TATTGCGGGAACAGGAAGGACCGATTGCCGGATGTGGGACTATTCCGGTTGTAGTTGTGGATGCCGGAGGGAGTGGTGCCCTGCACATCGCTACACCGAGAACCCACGAAGCAACCGCTTGGCGACACGCACTTTATCAGGCAGCCACTAACTGCGGCCCTGCTTTAGAACAGCAGCAGATCACGCAAGACAATGTGCCCGTCATCTTGGACAAATGCGTCAACTTTATCTACGCGCATG GCATGATGTCGGAAGGCATTTATCGTCGCAGTGGCTCGAGCAGTGCCGTAGTAAAGCTACTGGAGGCTTTCAGACGAGACGCATGGGCCACGCAAATCACACGGAATTCGTATACGGAACACGACGTTGCCACGGTTCTCAGAAGATTCCTGCGGGACTTACCGGATCCATTATTCCCCGCCAAAATACACGATCGACTCTGCCTCACTACAG ATTCGACCAGCGAGGAAAATAGGGTTGCGACTTACCGGAAGTTACTGTCCACGCTCAATCCTGTGACATCGGCGACGCTTCGTCGGATTCTGGCACACCTTCATGGTCTTAGTCAGCAGAGCGCCAGAAACTTAATGACTGCCGAGAATCTGTCGGCTGTTTGGGGCCCGACCTTAATGCACGCCGGTGAAAACAGCGCCGAAGAGTGGAACCGCGCAGAGACCAAGGTCGTCGGCGATCTCATCAGGTTGTATCCGAAACTTTATCAACTGTCGCCCGCTGATCTGGCTAAGGAGGCAAAAATGCTAGAAGTCTTAGAGAAACATGTGACTAATAATGGACCACGAGGCGCACCTTCGGGAGATCTGAAGATCTGGATATACATCTTGTCGCCGGAAGGGGAATGCGTGAATGTTACT atCGGGCCTCAAAAGACTGCGTTTGACGTGTGCCGAGAACTCGCTGAAAAAACCAATTCGGCGGTTCATGAGTTGTGTCTAGAAGAATATACGCTATCCGGCGCGCTCGAACGGCCGTTGCATCACAACGAACGTGTCCTGGAAGCGGTTGCGAGATGGGGATACTGGGACCCGGATGATAGAAAGGATAATGTCCTAATCCTGAAAAAAGATCGATTGTATAAGGATATCGTGCCTCTG GTAAAGCCACCTATGACGATCTCTGGAGAACTTAAGTTCGCGGATACCAAGACGAAGAACCTGAAGAGTTATCTCTTCGAATTCAGCCAGGCGAAGCTCTGTTGTTACAAAGACAAGGTGTGCTCCGTGAAACTTCATGAGTGGAAGATAGAGGATATTATTTGGTACTTGGGACACGAGCCTAAACGCAATCCACAGATGgg CTGGTCCATCACATTCattgtaaaaaacaaaaatcctACAAg ATGTAAGGATAGCCCGTATTTCGGCAACATCTTGGCAGGAACATCCAAGGACGAGCAGTACAGATGGTTAGCGGCCATGCTCTTCGGGGAATATCAATTGAATCTTCGAGCTTCCGCGGTGAACCTCATGGATCCATAG
- the LOC126856140 gene encoding uncharacterized protein LOC126856140 isoform X2 has translation MTKCIKKEVNLKSSTYNQKGERYYNQIIAYNSMSKHLRRVLSAKSVINSRNKNYLLKKQRYKDILRISLKYENGCNCNSDYQQSKVFRGRTCCEQMSHRSTSKSYRTVSPATICSPRYKRVKMSSASGKKSKCMREISRIIDPSTYYSQQRKCRYEEESFYPCTTAALDSSAFKSESQSLIQEIIDRRSISSNASQCNDYDYDDQSVELKHVSKQLLSPKKEEKEYVKFIYNITKEIIEKGFYTDKELRNVFKKHIDLYKGILNMNKMLQEIYQLKISLNMTDDSDTDDELEELINAQKLLSISEIRPPTPPKILDDNKVMEKLESYQKMSQGSQEYCKQYCTKSVTLVDANPDLFVTERDVLTSLVEVGIDPKQVQHICKNLRCKSRDNNMMQTTKEVSYPLNLEVNDLEKLQNNNRQISPEIKIVKSAHDSVADNSPRSLEEQDIHFKLNLVFTQQETEVETQKEIKSETKLENDKVDS, from the exons ATgacaaaatgcataaaaaaggAGGTTAATCTAAAGAGCAGCA CCTACAATcaaaagggagagagatattataatcaaataatagcGTACAATTCGATGAGCAAACATTTACGACGGGTTTTATCGGCGAAAAGTGTTATCAactcgagaaataaaaattacttgttAAAGAAACAGCGATACAAG gatatattaagaataagtTTGAAGTATGAGAATGGTTGCAATTGCAATTCAGATTATCAGCAATCGAAAGTTTTTCGTGGCCGAACATGTTGCGAACAAATGAGTCATCGATCGACTTCGAAAAGTTATAGAACGGTGTCACCGGCGACGATATGTTCGCCGAGATATAAAAGAGTTAAGATGAGTTCTGCTAgcggaaaaaaatcaaaatgcaTGCGAGAGATTTCTCGTATAATCGATCCATCGACATACTATTCACAACAGAG AAAATGTAGGTATGAAGAAGAGTCGTTCTACCCTTGCACAACTGCTGCATTAGATTCATCGGCATTTAAATCAGAATCTCAATCTCTGatacaagaaataattgatcGTCGCTCGATATCCTCGAATGCCTCACAATGCAATGATTACGATTACGATGACCAATCTGTCGAATTAAAGCATGTCTCAAAACAACTCTTATCTccaaaaaaggaagagaaggaaTATGTCAAATTCATCTATAACATtactaaagaaataatagaaaaaggtTTTTATACCGATAAAGAATTGCGGAATGTATTTAAGAAgcatattgatttatataaaggaatattaaatatg AATAAAATGCTACAAGAGATTTATCAGTTAAAAATCTCCTTGAACATGACGGACGATTCAGACACCGACGACGAATTGGAAGAGCTGATTAACGCACAAAAATTGTTGAGCATATCGGAGATTAGGCCGCCCACACCGCCGAAAATTCTGGATGACAATAAAGTGATGGAGAAGCTGGAgtcttatcaaaaaatgtcTCAGGGATCGCAAGAATATTGCAAACAATATTGCACTAAGTCAGTGACATTGGTCGATGCGAATCCCGATCTATTTGTCACGGAGAGAGATGTGCTGACATCGTTGGTGGAAGTGGGTATCGATCCCAAACAGGTTCAACATATATGCAAGAATCTGCGCTGCAAGAGCAGAGATAATAATATG ATGCAAACAACAAAGGAAGTTTCATATCCTTTGAATTTGGAAGTGAACGATTTagagaaattgcaaaataacaaTAGACAGATTTCTCCCGAGATCAAAATAGTCAAGAGCGCCCACGATTCTGTCGCGGATAATTCGCCTAGGTCTTTGGAAGAACAAGATATCCACTTCAAACTGAACTTAGTATTCACACAACAAGAGACAGAAGTTGAGACACAAAAGGAGATAAAATCTGAAACTAAACTCGAAAATGACAAAGTGGACTCGTAA
- the LOC126856131 gene encoding neurochondrin homolog: protein MSIPEGVAKCVAILKAVDTDSEKFAALFMVTKLVDAKDCTPAAKRMLFEAIGAKFLKKLLSPKSVPMDCPPQVYKSVALSVLSAFCREPELASHPDMVGHIPALLEIVSQADEDAPDDTLIIVSEAYTCLQCIAQQPPGQKALLEQKAIPKMCDIYAEKSFQTDEALNILVTLVNTFGPEAWDSTDTAPFHTIMNKISLDFETDHTERKFELCAILQALLQSCRKDVISFATAKEESWPLSIHKGLSDILGSKISKKQRDPALKLTSVMMDLLGAEWAMADKEKPKIYFLLLIQLASIEVRMQLEDKQLKTVVANADLITACFVILEVSISYIITDQLDLEQKEKQSLYTALKGAFAAVIGLLSSVSKMKALTDVKEKIFVCALVRVLTAWLAQETSAMRPQVYAVLPYILTVANDTFYAHRNRKMAEKAKSKAKTDEGTSTGEPIVHDPMSEVDILRLLLPALCYLAVEETARKILLQHKQDEVLFECLSYHWTIVHYKKPPVPRSERLKHLQDGNRTEELDLHVLEEMKDSRTAMVSICNVLMNITVLESKLVEESPTFVSLLKFIYNNLPELKQIPENLVLHGHLAVLGLLLMKQQAKRIKKNDFSICRYIQATIRFLWDAYIIDESNDPTELVVSMSYKEHWMELMELWFLGMQTMAGVLQVIPWLSQFTVETGWVEDIIETLKRVRIGGLEPNVKSAFEDLLCHLEKADDSVAPVLKKSGALIVCRNHRMMELGKRLFGD, encoded by the coding sequence ATGAGTATACCGGAGGGCGTTGCAAAATGCGTGGCCATATTAAAGGCGGTGGATACAGACTCGGAGAAATTTGCCGCGCTGTTTATGGTCACCAAGCTCGTGGACGCCAAGGATTGTACCCCCGCTGCAAAAAGGATGCTCTTCGAAGCCATCGGAGCAAAGTTCCTTAAAAAGTTGCTATCTCCCAAAAGCGTACCCATGGATTGTCCGCCACAGGTATACAAATCTGTGGCATTGTCCGTCCTTTCCGCGTTCTGCCGAGAACCCGAGCTGGCCTCTCATCCGGATATGGTGGGACATATCCCGGCGCTTCTCGAGATAGTGTCGCAGGCTGACGAGGACGCGCCTGACGACACGCTAATCATCGTCAGTGAAGCCTACACTTGCTTGCAATGTATCGCACAACAGCCTCCTGGACAGAAAGCGTTGCTCGAGCAGAAAGCTATCCCAAAGATGTGCGACATATACGCGGAAAAGAGCTTTCAAACAGACGAAGCGTTGAATATTCTCGTCACGTTGGTCAACACTTTTGGGCCGGAAGCCTGGGATTCAACAGATACCGCACCTTTCCATACGATAATGAACAAAATATCCCTGGACTTCGAAACCGATCATACAGAGAGGAAATTCGAGCTGTGCGCTATTCTGCAGGCTCTATTGCAATCTTGCAGGAAGGATGTGATTTCTTTCGCAACCGCGAAGGAAGAATCTTGGCCGCTAAGTATTCACAAGGGTCTGAGTGATATTTTAGGATCGAAAATAAGCAAGAAGCAGCGCGATCCAGCCTTGAAACTTACGTCTGTGATGATGGATTTGTTGGGAGCGGAATGGGCCATGGCGGATAAGGAGAAaccaaagatttattttctattgctCATTCAATTGGCATCGATCGAGGTCAGGATGCAGTTGGAGGACAAACAACTCAAGACTGTGGTCGCTAATGCTGATTTGATCACGGCATGCTTTGTCATACTTGAGGTTTCAATCAGCTACATCATTACGGATCAGCTGGATTTAGAACAGAAGGAAAAACAGTCATTGTATACTGCCCTGAAGGGCGCCTTCGCGGCAGTTATCGGTTTGTTGAGCTCCGTGTCGAAGATGAAGGCGTTAACAGATgtgaaagaaaagattttcgtGTGCGCTCTTGTCCGGGTACTTACTGCTTGGCTGGCACAAGAAACGAGCGCGATGCGTCCTCAAGTTTACGCTGTGTTGCCATATATATTGACGGTGGCCAACGATACTTTTTATGCTCATCGAAACAGAAAGATGGCTGAGAAGGCCAAATCTAAAGCTAAAACGGACGAAGGGACATCGACTGGCGAACCGATCGTTCATGATCCAATGAGCGAGGTCGACATACTGAGATTGTTGTTACCCGCTTTATGTTATTTGGCCGTGGAAGAAACCGCCAGGAAAATTCTCCTTCAACATAAGCAGGACGAGGTTCTGTTCGAGTGCCTATCTTATCATTGGACCATCGTGCACTATAAGAAGCCACCAGTGCCGAGGTCGGAGCGTCTGAAACATCTGCAAGATGGAAATCGCACGGAAGAGCTGGATTTACATGTTTTGGAGGAAATGAAGGACTCCAGAACCGCGATGGTGTCTATCTGTAACGTCTTGATGAACATCACCGTGCTAGAGTCCAAGTTGGTGGAGGAATCGCCGACGTTTGTCTCGCTGTTGAAGTTCATCTACAACAATCTGCCGGAATTGAAACAGATTCCGGAGAATCTTGTACTGCACGGTCACTTGGCGGTTCTAGGTCTGTTGCTGATGAAACAACAGGCGAAACGTATTAAGAAGAATGATTTCTCGATATGTCGTTACATTCAGGCTACCATAAGATTCTTGTGGGACGCGTATATCATCGATGAGAGCAACGATCCTACCGAGTTGGTAGTCTCCATGTCATACAAGGAACACTGGATGGAGTTGATGGAACTCTGGTTTCTGGGTATGCAGACGATGGCTGGTGTGTTGCAAGTGATACCTTGGCTGTCGCAGTTCACGGTAGAGACCGGCTGGGTAGAAGACATTATCGAAACGCTGAAGCGAGTGAGGATCGGTGGTCTGGAGCCGAATGTCAAGTCCGCCTTCGAAGATTTGCTGTGCCACTTGGAAAAGGCGGATGATAGCGTCGCGCCAGTGCTGAAAAAAAGCGGCGCGTTAATCGTCTGTCGGAATCATCGCATGATGGAGCTTGGAAAGCGTCTTTTCGGAGATTAA
- the LOC126856052 gene encoding N-acylneuraminate-9-phosphatase-like, with protein MHFLVLHFRHSLLSQNLAEELTRNYGIPEDASAKITSAYLKQFRKCPDNVTLTLDAWRTILWSKALGDKYSPLAKRIYERWLYLRYHYMVLAPNTISMLRQLRKKYLLGLITNGPSNAQWEKIRKLSLEQYFDVILVSADLPWEKPEPEIFHKACHFLNVRPDECIMVGDKLETDILGGIEAGLRGTVWIPIADKPRLSGDDPKPDFTVRHVTELVRILNRSPNAPELEDSSSNASDGS; from the exons ATGCATTTTCTAg TTCTTCATTTTCGTCATTCTTTATTATCACAAAAC CTTGCTGAGGAATTGACACGGAATTATGGCATCCCGGAAGACGCGTCTGCCAAAATAACATCCGCATATTTGAAGCAATTCAGAAAATGTCCGGACAACGTGACTCTTACTCTGGATGCTTGGCGCACCATTCTGTGGAGCAAGGCGCTGGGCGACAAATACTCGCCGTTAGCGAAAAGGATTTACGAAAGATGGCTCTATTTAAGATACCATTACATGGTGCTGGCGCCGAATACGATTTCCATGCTACGtcaattaagaaagaaataccTGTTGGGGCTAATAACCAATGGCCCGTCGAACGCTCAGTGGGAGAAAATACGCAAACTGTCACTGGAACAGTACTTCGACGTTATCCTGGTGTCCGCTGATTTGCCGTGGGAGAAACCGGAGCcggaaatatttcacaaagcCTGCCACTTTTTGAACGTGAGACCCGACGAATGCATCATGGTCGGAGATAAACTGGAGACAGATATTTTAG gTGGCATCGAGGCTGGATTACGCGGGACTGTGTGGATACCCATCGCAGATAAACCTCGTCTTTCAGGAGACGATCCCAAACCTGATTTTACAGTAAGACACGTAACAGAACTCGTGCGCATATTGAACAGGAGTCCAAACGCGCCGGAGCTTGAAGACTCTTCTTCAAACGCGTCTGATGGTAGCTAA